The genomic stretch ACCTTCATGACGGGGGAGGAACGATGGGGGTGTGGGGTTGAGGAGGAGTCAGTTGACGGGGCTGACGCTGGCGATGCGGCCGCCTTCACGCTGGATCTGGCGCTGATAGTCGAGCAGCTTGGCAAAGGGGATGAATCTCACCCGGTTGCTGCGCTTGTGCAGGCGGTAGTTGTTGAATCCCGAGATTTCGACCCGGTAGGTCCGGCCCTGCTCACCGGCGCCCACCCCCATGCGCGTCACACCGTCGGACTCGACCGAGCGGAAGGCGGAGCCCTTGGCGTTGGAGCTCACCACGGGGATCGGAGCCTCTTTGTGAACCGAGGGGTTGAGGCGTGACAGGTTCTTGGCGATGTCGCCCTTGATCGACGCCGCGGCGCCACGGGTCAGCTGCAGCAGGTAGGAGAACTGGAGACCCTGCTGGCCGACGGAGTAGTTCCAGCCGTGCATGTAGGGCACCTGCTCTTCGCCGAAGCGATCCTGATACTCGGGGCTGTCGATGTAGGAATCAATCTCGGCGTCAAATCCTGCGTTCTGCAGGATCGTGAAGTGGTGCAGCATCTCGGCCTTGTTCTGGGGTGCCCGGCCGAGCAGATGCTTGTGGTTCAGTTCGATGAATCGGTAGGGATTGCTGCTCTCGAAGAAACGCTGCCTGTAGAGATTGCTCTTGGCAACCTGGCGCACGAACTCACGCACGCTGAGGTAGCCACGGCGAAACAGCGACTCGGGACCCTCGAGCCGCTCGCTCTTCATCACATATTGGTAGCCGAGCACCTGTTGGTAGACCGAGCGGATCAGGCCAGCGGTGTCGGCTTCGGTGGCGTTCGACCAGTTGTCCTTGTCGCGGGCGTTCTCGAAGCGATCTATGCCCAGGTAGGCAGCACAGACGAGTGTCATGGGCGTGCAGGCCGGGAAGTGAAGGGAGATGTGAGGGAGTCGGGGGTCATCGAGGGAGGCTGAACACAGGCCACAGCGTCCCCGACGATGCTGTCTGCAAGCCGGATCCTATGGGGGCTCTTCCGCTCTCACCAAGGGTTTTCGGAATCGTTACAAACTCGGCCCCTGGCGCCTGGAGAAGATACCGATAGCATCCGGCCATCGCGGTCCTTGCCTGACCCATGACATCGGCACCTGATTCCGAAGCCTGGCCGCTTCGCTTCGGCGTCCAGCTCAAGGCCCTTGGTGAGCTCAGCGAAACCCTCACCCTGCGCCTCCTGGAGTTGGAGGAACGTCTGGGGCGGTTGGAGGAGCACCAGGCCCACCTGCTGGCTGGGCGTGACCAGGAGGGTGTTGATTCGGCCGCTGTCATGGATCTGCTTGAGCAGACCGATGATCGACTCAGCCGACTGGAAGCTCTGCTGGAGCAGTCTCGCCAGGGCCCAGCGGCTTCAGCCCTGCCCGGCGACCCGGTCAGGCCCCTGCGGGTCTTGGGCGATGCGGCCCCCTCCCCAGGTGAGTTCGGATCGGAGTCCGTTTTCCCCGAGGAGGGCGAGCAGCCCTTCATGGATGAACTGATCGCCTGATTCAGGCCGCCACGGCTGCCCATGAAGGCTTCGGCTGGCCCGGCTCCCTCAGCCCGCAGAGCCTGTGCTGAGCATGGCAGCTGCGGTGGTGATCAGAATCCGCAGGAGCTCGAGTCCACCGATGGCTGCAAGCCCCAGCCAGATCGCCTTGGCCTGCTTCGGCGGTTGTCCCATCGACCCAAGCGGCCGAGCGCAGACCACGCTCCAGCTGGTTGCCTCCGCTGAACGGGCCGGCTGGAGCCAGGGAGCCGCTGATGTCGCGCCAGTAGGAGGAATAGAGGGGAGCCTGCTGGTTGAAGGGCATCTCCCCAGGGCTGCGTCCGGGCAGGACGCGGGAGCGCTGGTAGGGAACCTCGTCTTCGCCGAAGGTGTCGATGTATTCAGGGGAGTCGAGCAGGGCATCGACAAAACTCGGGAATCCTTCGGCGGCGATCAGAATCGAGAAAGCAATCCGTTCGCGACTGCCATGCACCGGCCTGCCAAGTACACGGCCTACCACCTGCTCCACAACATCATAGTTGCTGTTACAGCGATAGAAATCCCTGCGAAACTTGTCTGAAAGCAGCAGGCCCCGGATGAATTGCTTGGTGCTGATCTGACCTCGACGCAGCTGCGATTCCAGCCTGGGCTCCCGATCGACTTTGAAGGCATGGAAGTAAATCTGGCGGTAGGCCCTTTCAATCAGCTCATCCATGGCCTGGGGGCTGCGCCTCACCCCTTCAGGTGTGCGGCGTGGCTCTTCTTCGTTGCCGACGGCCAGGCTGGCGACGCGTGCATTCAGGGTGACGGGTTTGAGATCAAGCAGGGGCAGGGCCATGGGGTCGTGGGTGAGGTGGCGACGAACCTAAGCATCCCTGGTGAGCACAAACCCCTAGAGACAAAAGACCTTACAGAGCCTCACTGTTTGGGTTTAATTGATTTAGGCAGCTTCATTTCCTTTTGTTGAGCGGGCCTGGAGCCGGGTCCGATCAGCTCGCCCATCGCTCCAGCCAGGCGCCTGGAATTTCAGCACTGAAGTCGTCGGTACGCTGAAACTCGAACGGCCCCGCCAGAGATCCCCAGAGCTGGTCGTGGGTGGCCGGGTCGTGGCCCCGGTCGATCGTGCGCATTGACTGCCCGTCGAGCTCGAAACTGCTCACCAGGTAGGCCGTGGCCCCCTTGCGCTCCACCAGGCAGCGGCAGCCGGGTTCCACTTCCCCGACGAAGCCTTCTCCCTGCTCGCGCACCACATAGGTGCACCCTTCCAGCAGACGCAGATCCTCGGGTTGGATCTGGGCCATCCGCTCTGGATCCTCCACAGCTCCCCAGAACCGCCGCTCGTCGTGGATGGAGTGGTTGTGGATGCGCAGGCTGCCGTCTGTGACGCTCTCGGCACGCAGCACCCGGATGCGGTAGGGCTGGCCGGGCGCGAAAGCGTAAGACTGCTCCAGCAGCAGGGAGCCTGGTTCCAGCTGCGGAAGCGGCCGAAAGCGCACCAGGATATGGGCGTAGAGGGGGGGGTTCTCGAAAGCCTGATCCTGATTGCTGAACCCAGCGCTCAGCATCCGGACCAGGCGCGTCAGGGAGCTGGTCATGGGGCGAATCCTATGGGGCCGGGCTGCCGCAGCGGCCTCAGCGCCTGAGCAGACGCAAGCGGAATTCCGCCACCTGGCGCACCAGCTCCGGTTGGCTCAGGGCGAACGGGTGATCGCTCAAGGAGGTGATCACCCGCTCAAGGGCGCTGTCGCGGGCCACTGGATCAGCTGGATCGAGGTCGCCGATCCGGCCCCAGGCTTCGTCGAAGGCCATTCCGTAGCTGTCGGCATTGCTGAACTGCTGGTTGGACGGTGGCTCGGGTGGGGTTCGCATCGCGTCAGGGCACGGCAGCTTCGAGGAAGACCCACCGGGGTGATGGATGGGTCGGACCCTTGGACCAGGTCCTTCAGGAAAGAATGCCAGGACCCAGATTTGAACTGGGGACACGGCGATTTTCAGTCGCCTGCTCTACCAACTGAGCTATCCCGGCCGGCCGCTCGGCAGCACCGCAGGATCTTAGATCACGGCCCGGAGCGGGCGTCCGGGCCAGGCACAGCAGCCCCAGCACCGGGTATCCGGCCTCCTCGAGGGCTGCGGCTGCGGCCATGGCCGTGGCTCCTGTGGTGAGAATGTCATCCACCAGCAACAGACCCCGGCGCGATCTCCGGCTGCGGGAGACACCGTCGGGGACGAGCCGGAAGGCCCCCTCCTGGTTCAGTCCACGCAGGCGGCGGTTGAGGTGGTGCTGCCCCAGGGTGGGCCGGCTGCGTTCCAGAAGGGCCAGGCGGGGCAGGCCGATCCCCTGACAGATCAGCAGTGGCAGCGGGTTGGCCCGTTGTTTCCAGCTGGGGATCGCCACGACGCTCGACTCCCGCAGCGGTGCCGGCAGGGTCTCCGCCAGAGAACGGGCCAGACAGGGAACCGCCTGGCTGCCGGGCTCGCGCCGCTGGCGCAGCAGCAGGCTCCGCAACGCCCCCTGATAGAGGCCAAGGGCCCACCAGGGCATGGGCTCCAGACCGCACAGCCCAGCCTGGGCCTCGAGCCCCAGCGATTGGCGGCAGTCCTGGCAGGGCTGTGGCTGATCACGTCGCCGACCACCGCCGGACTCGGCTGGGCAGCCGCAGAGCGGGCAGGTGGCCTGGGTGATCAGCTCGAGGCATCCCCTCAGCAGGGCCTGGACCATGGTGTCGATCTCCCGGACTGGGCGAAACGTTGCCGCTCAGTGTTCCCAGCTCAGGACGCTGGCAGGGCCTTGAGCATGGCCACCAGGGTGCGGTGGGCGTCCTCGCTGTCGCTCAGCACATGGTCGAAGGGCACCGAGAGGTTGGCGCCATCCACCTCCAGTTCCATCGCCTCGGGACTGACCCGAAGCATGCGGGCGGTGCTGGCCTGATGCGCCCCGCCGTAGTGGCGGGCGTAGGCCAGCACCGCTTCACCATGATCCTTGTTCATATGGCGGCAGATCCGGTCGCTGACAGCTTCGGTGAGGGGATCGCTGGCCATGGCGGAGGGGCAGGCAGGGGTCTGGGCTGATTGTGGCGGAGCAGGGGCTCAGGCCAGCGCGTATCGCTGCCAGAGCAGCAGCCCCAGCCTGATGGCGCTGAAACCGACGTAGCCAGCCAGAATCACGAACAGGGCCATCGAGATCACGGTTCGCAGGCGTTCGTTCATGGGGTCTCAGGTGGTGGTGAAGGCGGCTCCATCTTCGGTGCAGGCGTCGTCAGAGCGCTGAGGGCCAGCCTTGCCATGCCCAGCGCCGGTGCCAGGCCTGGACGGTTGAGCACCGGCAGGCCGATCGCCTGTTGCCGCAGCTGCCGCCACTGGGGATTGCGGGCCCCGCCCCCCAGGCTGATCACCCGCTGCAGCGGTGGTGCACCCAGCTGGCGCAGCCGTGCCCATCCCTGGGCTTCGATCCTGGCCAGCCCTTCCAGCAGACCCTGAAGGAAGAGCACATCGCTCACCGGCCGGGGCTCCAGGATCGGCAGCAGATCAGGATCATCGACGGGAAAGCGTTCCCCCCGCGATGGCAGCGGCCGGTACTCCAGCCCACTGGGTCTGGAGGGATCGATCTGACGGCTGAGTCGCTCCAGTTCGGCATCGTTGAAGAACCGACGCAGCACTCCCCCACCGGCGTTGGAGGCTCCGCCCACCAGCCAGCGCCCCCCCAGCCGATGGCAGCTCAGCCCCGGGGCTGCCATCGGCTCCGTCACGAACTGCTTCAGCACCAGGGTGGTGCCGAGCACCGTGACTCCGTCTCCGGGAGCTGGATCGGCCGCCAGCACCGCGGCGTTGGCATCGGTGCTGCCGGCCACCACAAGACAGGAATCCGGGAGCCCCAGGGCAGCGGCTGAGCCTGGAGCCAGCGTCCCCAGCGCTCTGCCGCTGGCAACCACCTCGGGCAACGCTGCCGCCCACGCTTGCCGTTTCAGATCTCCGCTCCAGTGTCGTTGTCTGAGATCCCAGCCCAGGCGCAGGTTGTTTCCTTCCTCTCCCCAGCGCCAGTCACCCAGCAACCAGCCCATCAGCCAGTCGGCCTGATGGCGCAGGAGCAGATCAGTGGCTGCCCAGGTCCCTGCCCTTTCCCCCGCGAGCGGGCCCAGCAAGCGCAGGGCTCTGGCCAGACTGCCGCTGACACTGGAGGCGGAGCAACCGGCAGGAACCAGTCCCGAGAGGGCCCCTGCCTGCTCGGGGCAGGCCAGGTTGTAGGCGAGGGCTGGGCCGAGGGGGGTGCCGTCGGAGCGGCAGGCCAGCAGGGTGCCGGAGGTGCCATCGAGGCTGATGCTGCCCAGCCGATGCCTGTGCTGAACGGGTAGCTCCTGCACCAGCGTGATCAGACCCTGTCGCCAGCCATCCGGATCGTCGAAGTTGCCGGGGTAGGCCGTGGCCAGCTCGGCCAGCACCTCACCCCGTGCATCAATCACCACCAGGCGGATGCCGCTGCTGCCCAGGTCGACCCCCGCCGCCAGGGCAGAGATCTCGGCGCCGCCGCGGCGAACCGGCAAGGGATTCAGGCGGCTGGCTGGCCCACGGGGACCCGATCGGCCGTGGCCTGCTGCAGCCTGGCGGCCGCTTCACCCACATCCTCCCAGGGGAGGTTCAGATCGGGCCGGCCGAAATGGCCGTAGGCGGCCACGTCCTGATAGAACCGCCCCCCCCGCAGGCGGGGAAGATCGCGCAGGCCGAAGGTCTCAATGATCGCGCCGGGACGCAGGTCGAAGTGCTCCTGCACCAGGGCAGTGAGGTCGTCGTCGCTGATTTTGCCGGTGCCGGAGCTCTGCACCAGGATGCTCACGGGCTTGGCCACGCCGATCGCATAGCTGAGCTGCACTTCCACCCGCCGGGCGAGACCAGCGGCCACAAGGCTCTTGGCCACGTGGCGGGCGGCGTAGGCCGCCGAACGGTCGACCTTGGTGGGATCCTTGCCGGAGAAGGCTCCACCGCCGTGGCGCGCCGTTCCGCCGTAGGTATCGACGATGATCTTTCGCCCGGTCAGGCCCGCATCACCCTGGGGGCCGCCCACCACGAACTTGCCGGTGGGATTGACCAGAAAGCGAACCGCAGCGCGCTCGGGCTGCAGCGGCAGATCGGCGGTGGCTGGGATCACCACATGGGTCCAGAGGTCATCGGCGATGCGCTGGCGCAGGCCCGCCTCATCACTGATTCCGTCGATCTCGGCCATGTGCTGGGTGGAGATCAGCAGGGTGTCGATCGCCACCGGCCGATCGTTCTCGTAAACGACGCTGACCTGGGTCTTCCCATCCGGGAGCAGGTAGGGAAGGGTGTTGTCGTGACGCACGGCGGCCAGCCGGCGGGCCAGGCGGTGGGCCAGGCTGATCGGCAGGGGC from Synechococcus sp. CBW1107 encodes the following:
- a CDS encoding phycobilisome rod-core linker polypeptide yields the protein MTLVCAAYLGIDRFENARDKDNWSNATEADTAGLIRSVYQQVLGYQYVMKSERLEGPESLFRRGYLSVREFVRQVAKSNLYRQRFFESSNPYRFIELNHKHLLGRAPQNKAEMLHHFTILQNAGFDAEIDSYIDSPEYQDRFGEEQVPYMHGWNYSVGQQGLQFSYLLQLTRGAAASIKGDIAKNLSRLNPSVHKEAPIPVVSSNAKGSAFRSVESDGVTRMGVGAGEQGRTYRVEISGFNNYRLHKRSNRVRFIPFAKLLDYQRQIQREGGRIASVSPVN
- a CDS encoding phycobilisome rod-core linker polypeptide; the protein is MALPLLDLKPVTLNARVASLAVGNEEEPRRTPEGVRRSPQAMDELIERAYRQIYFHAFKVDREPRLESQLRRGQISTKQFIRGLLLSDKFRRDFYRCNSNYDVVEQVVGRVLGRPVHGSRERIAFSILIAAEGFPSFVDALLDSPEYIDTFGEDEVPYQRSRVLPGRSPGEMPFNQQAPLYSSYWRDISGSLAPAGPFSGGNQLERGLRSAAWVDGTTAEAGQGDLAGACSHRWTRAPADSDHHRSCHAQHRLCGLREPGQPKPSWAAVAA
- a CDS encoding chromophore lyase CpcT/CpeT, with amino-acid sequence MTSSLTRLVRMLSAGFSNQDQAFENPPLYAHILVRFRPLPQLEPGSLLLEQSYAFAPGQPYRIRVLRAESVTDGSLRIHNHSIHDERRFWGAVEDPERMAQIQPEDLRLLEGCTYVVREQGEGFVGEVEPGCRCLVERKGATAYLVSSFELDGQSMRTIDRGHDPATHDQLWGSLAGPFEFQRTDDFSAEIPGAWLERWAS
- a CDS encoding DUF2470 domain-containing protein, whose translation is MASDPLTEAVSDRICRHMNKDHGEAVLAYARHYGGAHQASTARMLRVSPEAMELEVDGANLSVPFDHVLSDSEDAHRTLVAMLKALPAS
- a CDS encoding FGGY-family carbohydrate kinase; this translates as MPVRRGGAEISALAAGVDLGSSGIRLVVIDARGEVLAELATAYPGNFDDPDGWRQGLITLVQELPVQHRHRLGSISLDGTSGTLLACRSDGTPLGPALAYNLACPEQAGALSGLVPAGCSASSVSGSLARALRLLGPLAGERAGTWAATDLLLRHQADWLMGWLLGDWRWGEEGNNLRLGWDLRQRHWSGDLKRQAWAAALPEVVASGRALGTLAPGSAAALGLPDSCLVVAGSTDANAAVLAADPAPGDGVTVLGTTLVLKQFVTEPMAAPGLSCHRLGGRWLVGGASNAGGGVLRRFFNDAELERLSRQIDPSRPSGLEYRPLPSRGERFPVDDPDLLPILEPRPVSDVLFLQGLLEGLARIEAQGWARLRQLGAPPLQRVISLGGGARNPQWRQLRQQAIGLPVLNRPGLAPALGMARLALSALTTPAPKMEPPSPPPETP
- the metK gene encoding methionine adenosyltransferase, encoding MSRYVFTSESVTEGHPDKICDQISDAVLDALLSADPASRVACETVVNTGLCLVTGEVSTTARVDITSLVRGVIETIGYSGAKAGGFDANSCAVLIALDQQSPDIAQGVNEADDHDGDPLDLVGAGDQGIMFGFACDETPELMPLPISLAHRLARRLAAVRHDNTLPYLLPDGKTQVSVVYENDRPVAIDTLLISTQHMAEIDGISDEAGLRQRIADDLWTHVVIPATADLPLQPERAAVRFLVNPTGKFVVGGPQGDAGLTGRKIIVDTYGGTARHGGGAFSGKDPTKVDRSAAYAARHVAKSLVAAGLARRVEVQLSYAIGVAKPVSILVQSSGTGKISDDDLTALVQEHFDLRPGAIIETFGLRDLPRLRGGRFYQDVAAYGHFGRPDLNLPWEDVGEAAARLQQATADRVPVGQPAA